One window of the Bubalus bubalis isolate 160015118507 breed Murrah chromosome 8, NDDB_SH_1, whole genome shotgun sequence genome contains the following:
- the LOC123466038 gene encoding uncharacterized protein LOC123466038: MGSGLLCWVTLCVLGVGHTRAGVVSQSPGYRVAGRGQTVNFRCDPIPGHQVLYWYRQMLGQGLEYLTCFQGKEEPDKSGMPKNQFSAERPESTYSYLKIQPVEPEDSALYLCASSPTTAWHSYLLPVHKPLRAHFSSWFPEMPEKGATCYSLCRGSKWIWGFSCSDSWRTCGGQDRQDTRYEITVTGETMTLECHQTDNHDYMYWYQQDPGHGLRLTHYTYDVGNTEEVEISNGYSISRSNTEDFYLTPQSVIPSHTSMYSCASSKSTALHGHFLSAQKGA; encoded by the exons ATGGGCTCTGGGCTCCTCTGCTGGGTGACCCTCTGTGTCCTGGGGGTGG GTCACACAAGAGCTGGAGTAGTGTCCCAGTCACCTGGGTACAGGGTCGCAGGGAGGGGCCAGACTGTGAATTTCAGGTGTGATCCAATTCCTGGTCACCAAGTCCTTTACTGGTACCGACAGATGCTGGGGCAGGGTCTGGAGTACCTGACTTGTTTTCAGGGCAAGGAGGAACCAGACAAATCAGGAATGCCTAAAAACCAGTTTTCTGCTGAGAGGCCTGAGAGCACGTACTCCTATCTGAAGATCCAGCCAGTGGAGCCTGAGGACTCGGCCCTGTATCTCTGTGCCAGCAGCCCAACCACAGCATGGCACAGTTACCTCCTTCCTGTTCACAAACCCCTACGTGCTCACTTCTCGTCATGGTTCCCAGAAATGCCAGAAAAAGGAGCTACCTGTTATTCCCTCTGCAGGGGGAGTAAGTGGATTTGGGGCTTCAGCTGTTCTGATAGTTGGAG GACCTGTGGAGGCCAGGATAGACAAGATACAAGATACGAGATCACAGTGACAGGAGAGACAATGACTCTGGAATGTCACCAGACTGATAACCATGACTATATGTACTGGTACCAACAAGACCCGGGACACGGGCTGAGGCTGACCCATTATACCTATGATGTTGGCAACACTGAGGAAGTTGAAATCTCCAACGGGTACAGCATCTCGAGATCAAATACAGAGGATTTCTACCTGACCCCGCAGTCTGTTATCCCCTCCCACACATCCATGTACTCCTGTGCCAGCAGTAAGTCCACAGCGCTGCATGGCCACTTCCTCTCCGCACAGAAGGGTGCTTAG